One Thermus sp. CCB_US3_UF1 DNA window includes the following coding sequences:
- a CDS encoding argonaute PAZ domain-containing protein codes for MQTVEVFLNRFPLRPLEEEEASPWLLQVQLDPPPEPEATYALLGRLARQVGPMVARFGTGLVSWSLPEGLALEGQVAGSRGSHAYRLLPQGRRPLDPARPGDREALNALARRRLELGLQQAFPKGYRVEGRRLLGLKPLREGPGWRLLRGAELDLMVDPEGRWLLEVDLVHRLEATLDLEGWLAQGHPLPARARNAYGGGYRGVWEVVRLGEEAPEEVLLENGLSLLAYHKQKGHWEGGSPGRVVWVRDPRRAKETPHLTGLLVPVLTLEELEEPLALQIPPEPRRKDAEQVARVVAQRLFGLPEARPLRVQARRLPQAQLRAHGGKRVGKPADALRVGALGAREATVALLRLDGGQGWPPLLLEALKGVARASGVSMRFLIGQTPLPERELAFRQALEGIRAQGAEALLVLTPPLSPERRNRLKALALQEGLPTQLLNTPLGPGDRHRMANALLGLLAKLGWPVVALEGRYAAELAVGFDAGGRDTLRFGGAACATTGDGSFLGWALPEAQVGERIPERVAWDLLANTLKGFHNAYGRFPRHVLLLRDGRIPQGEFRLALEGLRQEEISYDLISVRKTGGGRIYPVRGRLGDGVFLPLEGDAFLLLTVHREGRGTPRPLKVVREAGETPLEEVARQVYHLTRLYPPSGFLFPRLPAPLHLADRLVKERARVGSFPQGRIQPSSLFFV; via the coding sequence GTGCAGACCGTGGAAGTTTTCCTGAACCGCTTCCCCTTGCGCCCCTTGGAGGAGGAGGAAGCCTCCCCTTGGCTCCTTCAGGTGCAGCTGGACCCTCCCCCGGAACCCGAGGCCACCTACGCCCTCCTGGGCCGCCTGGCCCGGCAGGTGGGCCCCATGGTGGCCCGCTTCGGTACAGGCCTGGTTTCCTGGTCGCTACCGGAAGGGCTGGCCTTGGAGGGGCAAGTGGCGGGGAGTAGGGGGTCCCACGCCTACCGCCTTCTGCCCCAGGGCCGGCGCCCCCTGGACCCCGCCCGGCCTGGGGACCGGGAGGCCCTGAACGCCCTGGCCCGGCGGCGCCTGGAGCTTGGCCTGCAGCAGGCCTTCCCCAAAGGCTACCGCGTTGAGGGCCGGCGGCTCCTTGGCCTCAAACCCCTAAGAGAAGGCCCCGGATGGCGGCTTCTACGGGGAGCCGAGCTGGACCTGATGGTGGACCCTGAGGGCCGATGGCTGCTGGAGGTGGACCTGGTCCACCGCCTCGAGGCCACCCTGGACCTCGAGGGGTGGCTGGCCCAGGGGCATCCCCTTCCCGCCAGGGCCCGCAACGCCTACGGGGGAGGCTACCGGGGGGTGTGGGAGGTGGTCCGCCTGGGGGAGGAGGCCCCGGAGGAGGTCCTCCTGGAGAACGGGCTCAGCCTCCTCGCCTACCACAAGCAAAAGGGGCACTGGGAAGGGGGATCCCCGGGGCGGGTGGTCTGGGTGCGGGACCCCAGGAGGGCCAAGGAAACCCCCCACCTCACCGGGCTCTTGGTGCCCGTCCTCACCCTGGAGGAGCTGGAAGAACCCCTGGCCCTGCAGATCCCACCGGAGCCGCGCCGGAAGGACGCCGAGCAGGTGGCCCGGGTGGTGGCCCAGAGACTTTTCGGCCTCCCCGAAGCCCGCCCTCTCCGGGTCCAGGCCCGGCGCCTTCCGCAAGCCCAGCTGCGGGCCCATGGGGGTAAGCGGGTGGGCAAGCCCGCGGACGCCCTTAGGGTGGGGGCCCTGGGGGCCCGGGAGGCCACGGTGGCCCTTCTCCGCCTGGACGGGGGCCAGGGATGGCCTCCTCTTCTCCTCGAGGCCCTAAAGGGGGTAGCCCGGGCCAGCGGGGTGTCCATGAGGTTTCTCATAGGGCAGACACCCCTACCCGAGCGGGAACTGGCCTTCCGCCAGGCCTTGGAGGGGATCCGGGCCCAAGGGGCCGAGGCCCTTCTGGTCCTCACCCCACCCTTGAGCCCGGAAAGGCGGAACCGCCTCAAGGCCCTAGCCCTGCAGGAAGGCCTACCCACCCAGCTCCTCAACACCCCCCTCGGCCCTGGGGATCGGCACCGGATGGCCAATGCCCTCCTGGGCCTCCTGGCCAAGCTGGGCTGGCCGGTGGTGGCCCTGGAAGGGAGGTATGCCGCCGAGCTGGCCGTGGGGTTTGATGCCGGGGGCCGGGATACCCTCCGCTTTGGCGGCGCCGCCTGCGCCACCACGGGGGACGGAAGCTTCCTCGGCTGGGCCCTTCCGGAGGCCCAGGTGGGGGAACGCATCCCCGAACGGGTAGCCTGGGACCTGCTGGCGAATACCCTAAAGGGGTTTCACAACGCTTACGGCCGCTTTCCCCGCCACGTCCTCCTCCTCCGGGATGGGCGGATCCCGCAAGGGGAGTTCCGCCTGGCCCTGGAAGGGCTACGCCAGGAGGAGATCAGCTACGACCTCATCTCCGTGCGCAAGACAGGGGGTGGACGGATCTATCCCGTGCGGGGCCGGTTGGGGGACGGGGTCTTCCTCCCCCTGGAAGGGGATGCTTTCCTGCTCCTCACCGTGCACCGGGAAGGCCGGGGTACGCCGAGGCCCCTCAAGGTGGTGCGGGAAGCAGGGGAAACCCCCTTGGAGGAGGTAGCGCGGCAAGTCTACCACCTGACCCGCCTGTACCCTCCCAGCGGCTTCCTCTTTCCCCGCCTGCCCGCCCCCTTGCACCTGGCCGACCGCCTGGTGAAGGAGCGGGCCCGGGTGGGAAGCTTCCCCCAGGGCCGCATCCAACCCAGCAGCCTGTTCTTCGTCTAG
- a CDS encoding cobyrinate a,c-diamide synthase: MQLPRLLLAAPHSGAGKTTLALALLQALRERGLAVQPFKVGPDYIDPTHLELASGRRPYNLDGFFLDGEGLLSLFRHGARGADLALIEGVMGLFDGKDPQGRVGSTAQVARLLQAPVVLVVDAGGMAGSIAPLVQGFARFDPGVRVVGVLANRVGSARHAEILREALAPLGLPLLGWLPLDPGLELPERHLGLVLAGEVRPPLEALRKALRLDLEGLLRLAGEAPPLPEAPPFLPERHPPRARVAYAWDRAFRFYYPEALELLEALGAELIPFSPLADGALPQAEALLLGGGYPELFARELSENTPMREAIRRFRGPVVAECGGYMYLSRGLWVGEAFFPMVGLVPGEARMGERPVLGYREVEALRDSPLAQRGEAFKGHEFHYAHLPPSPSPAWRRVGGEEVEGYTDGRVLASFVHLYLPARPQGALRLLLSAQNPLG, translated from the coding sequence GTGCAGCTTCCCAGGCTCCTCCTCGCGGCCCCCCATTCCGGGGCGGGGAAGACCACCTTGGCCCTGGCCCTCCTCCAGGCCCTCCGGGAGCGGGGCCTGGCCGTCCAGCCCTTCAAGGTGGGCCCGGACTACATCGACCCCACCCACCTGGAGCTGGCCTCGGGCCGGCGCCCCTACAACCTGGACGGCTTCTTCCTGGACGGGGAGGGGCTCCTCTCCCTCTTCCGCCACGGGGCCAGGGGGGCGGACCTGGCCCTCATCGAGGGGGTCATGGGCCTCTTTGACGGCAAGGACCCCCAGGGCCGGGTGGGCTCCACCGCCCAGGTGGCGAGGCTCCTCCAGGCCCCCGTGGTCCTGGTGGTGGACGCGGGGGGGATGGCGGGCTCCATCGCCCCCCTGGTCCAGGGGTTTGCCCGCTTTGACCCCGGGGTGCGGGTGGTGGGGGTGCTGGCCAACCGGGTGGGCTCGGCGCGCCACGCGGAGATCCTGAGGGAGGCCCTGGCCCCCTTGGGCCTCCCCCTCCTGGGCTGGCTGCCCCTGGACCCTGGCCTGGAGCTTCCCGAGCGGCACCTGGGTTTGGTGCTGGCGGGGGAGGTGCGGCCTCCCCTGGAGGCCCTGAGGAAGGCCCTCCGGCTGGACCTGGAGGGGCTCTTGCGCCTGGCAGGGGAGGCCCCGCCCCTGCCCGAGGCCCCCCCCTTCCTCCCCGAAAGGCACCCCCCCAGGGCCCGGGTGGCCTACGCCTGGGACCGGGCTTTCCGCTTCTACTACCCCGAGGCCCTGGAGCTCCTGGAGGCCCTGGGGGCCGAGCTCATCCCCTTTAGCCCCCTGGCCGATGGGGCCTTGCCCCAGGCCGAGGCCCTCCTCCTGGGGGGTGGCTACCCCGAGCTCTTCGCCCGGGAGCTCTCGGAGAACACCCCCATGAGGGAGGCCATCCGCCGCTTCAGGGGGCCCGTGGTGGCCGAGTGCGGGGGGTACATGTACCTCTCCCGGGGGCTTTGGGTGGGGGAGGCCTTCTTCCCCATGGTGGGCCTGGTGCCCGGGGAGGCGCGGATGGGGGAGAGGCCGGTCCTGGGCTACCGGGAGGTGGAGGCCCTCCGGGATAGCCCCCTGGCCCAAAGGGGGGAGGCCTTCAAGGGGCACGAGTTCCACTACGCCCACCTCCCCCCTTCCCCGAGCCCCGCTTGGCGCCGGGTGGGAGGGGAGGAGGTGGAGGGGTACACGGACGGGAGGGTCCTGGCCAGCTTCGTCCACCTCTACCTGCCCGCCAGGCCCCAGGGGGCCCTACGCCTTCTCCTCAGTGCCCAGAACCCCCTAGGGTAG
- a CDS encoding GTP-binding protein produces the protein MEAHPEVPYLDLGGEEEATEIVFIGQGILRRQELERALAVCLG, from the coding sequence GTGGAAGCCCATCCAGAGGTTCCCTACCTGGACCTAGGCGGAGAGGAGGAGGCCACGGAAATCGTTTTCATCGGCCAGGGGATCCTGCGGCGGCAGGAGCTGGAACGGGCCCTGGCCGTTTGTCTGGGGTAG
- the cmr6 gene encoding type III-B CRISPR module RAMP protein Cmr6, translating into MGRREALQGVRLDPQGTHRGLWLDKYLAEAEREDTEAKGRLVKEVAGIAEPQGYGAFFARYLEALEAMGAETRRATTRSRLVVGLGGEGVLETSLTLHRTYSVPYIPGSALKGLASRYAHLYLEGEAWRRDPRGEAQAGLFGTTEEQGAVVFFDALPYPKTWRIHPDLMNPHHADYYGGGGAPPADWDSPVPVPFLSVKGTFLLALAPAPGVPREEARPWLQAAWRILAWALREEGVGAKTASGYGRMDLEGESAPSPPQAASSPAYEALRTQLRSTKYRDLPAFLEREAQAILGLSPQELRGLKEAMEERKFLQNAADLKAWAKRSETLRQVLQKLGVL; encoded by the coding sequence ATGGGACGCAGGGAGGCGCTGCAAGGGGTTCGGCTGGACCCGCAGGGGACCCACCGGGGGCTTTGGCTGGACAAGTACCTGGCCGAGGCCGAAAGGGAGGACACCGAGGCCAAGGGCAGGCTGGTCAAGGAGGTGGCGGGAATCGCCGAGCCCCAGGGGTACGGGGCCTTTTTCGCCCGCTACCTGGAGGCCCTGGAAGCCATGGGGGCGGAAACGCGGCGCGCCACCACCCGGAGCCGCCTGGTGGTGGGCCTGGGGGGAGAGGGGGTACTGGAGACCAGCCTCACCCTCCACCGCACCTACAGCGTCCCCTATATCCCCGGCTCGGCCCTCAAGGGCCTGGCCAGCCGCTACGCCCACCTCTACCTGGAAGGGGAGGCCTGGCGGAGGGACCCCCGGGGTGAGGCCCAGGCGGGCCTCTTCGGCACCACGGAGGAACAGGGGGCGGTGGTCTTCTTTGACGCCCTCCCCTACCCCAAGACCTGGAGGATCCACCCCGACCTCATGAACCCCCACCACGCCGACTACTACGGGGGTGGGGGAGCCCCCCCAGCGGACTGGGATAGCCCCGTGCCCGTCCCTTTCCTGAGCGTCAAGGGCACCTTCCTCCTGGCCCTGGCCCCGGCCCCGGGCGTACCCCGGGAGGAGGCCCGGCCCTGGCTCCAGGCCGCCTGGCGCATCCTGGCTTGGGCCCTCAGGGAGGAGGGGGTAGGGGCCAAGACGGCCTCGGGGTACGGGAGGATGGACCTGGAGGGAGAATCCGCCCCCTCACCCCCCCAGGCCGCCTCCAGCCCAGCCTACGAGGCCCTTCGCACCCAGCTCAGGTCCACCAAGTACCGGGATCTCCCGGCCTTCCTGGAAAGGGAGGCGCAGGCCATCCTGGGGCTCAGCCCCCAGGAGCTCCGAGGCCTCAAGGAGGCCATGGAGGAAAGGAAGTTCCTACAAAACGCCGCGGACCTCAAGGCGTGGGCCAAAAGGAGCGAAACCCTCAGGCAGGTGTTGCAAAAGCTGGGGGTTCTCTAG
- the cmr5 gene encoding type III-B CRISPR module-associated protein Cmr5, protein MRTRSQNWAQAAYERVRARKDWEKREEYQDMALKLPVLVRQAGLSQALAFVHSRGKEGHRAVGDDLAAVLGHGNLEALAEAARRAELLQYLRLTREVLQVAEWFKRFAQALLED, encoded by the coding sequence GTGCGGACGCGCTCGCAGAACTGGGCCCAGGCGGCCTACGAAAGGGTCCGGGCCCGCAAGGACTGGGAAAAGCGGGAGGAGTACCAGGACATGGCCCTGAAGCTCCCGGTCCTGGTACGCCAGGCGGGGCTTTCGCAGGCCCTGGCCTTCGTCCACTCCCGGGGCAAGGAGGGCCATAGGGCCGTGGGGGACGACCTGGCCGCCGTGTTGGGCCACGGAAACCTGGAAGCCTTGGCGGAGGCGGCCAGGAGGGCCGAGCTCCTCCAGTACCTGAGGCTTACCCGGGAGGTCCTCCAGGTGGCGGAGTGGTTCAAGCGCTTTGCCCAGGCCCTTTTGGAGGATTAG
- the cmr4 gene encoding type III-B CRISPR module RAMP protein Cmr4, whose product MKGHATALLFLHALSPLHPGTGQGLGAIDLPIAREKATGIPYLPGSSLKGVLRDRARGEGWDEDTLEAVFGPETERASEHAGALQVGDARLLLLPVRSLYGVFAHVTSPYLLERFLREARMVGLNPPEGPAAPPQEGVAVAPGSHLAAEGRVFLEDLDLRAQAGEAVGAWEAWLSQQTQAPVGGRMAVVHDDLMGFLLETATEVVARIRLEDTTKTVARGALWYEESLPAESVLYSLVRTEASHRKTKPLGAASVLELFQGLVDGQALQLGGKATVGRGLCRVRVGR is encoded by the coding sequence ATGAAAGGACATGCCACAGCGCTCCTTTTCCTGCACGCCCTTTCCCCTTTGCACCCGGGGACGGGGCAAGGCCTTGGGGCCATCGACCTGCCCATCGCCCGGGAGAAGGCCACGGGCATCCCCTACCTGCCGGGCAGCTCCCTCAAAGGGGTGTTGCGGGACCGGGCTCGAGGGGAAGGCTGGGACGAGGACACCCTGGAAGCGGTCTTCGGCCCGGAGACCGAAAGGGCCTCCGAGCATGCGGGAGCCCTCCAGGTGGGGGACGCCAGGCTCCTCCTCCTCCCGGTGCGGAGCCTTTACGGGGTCTTCGCCCATGTGACGAGCCCCTACCTCCTGGAACGCTTCCTGAGGGAGGCCAGGATGGTGGGCCTCAACCCGCCCGAGGGGCCGGCGGCTCCCCCCCAGGAAGGGGTGGCCGTGGCCCCCGGGTCCCACCTGGCGGCCGAGGGGCGGGTTTTCCTCGAGGACCTGGACCTTCGGGCCCAGGCGGGGGAGGCCGTGGGGGCTTGGGAGGCATGGCTCTCCCAGCAGACCCAGGCCCCGGTAGGGGGCCGGATGGCCGTGGTCCACGACGACCTCATGGGCTTTCTCCTGGAAACCGCCACCGAGGTGGTGGCCCGCATCCGCCTGGAGGACACCACCAAAACCGTGGCCAGGGGGGCCCTCTGGTACGAGGAAAGCCTGCCGGCGGAAAGCGTGCTCTACAGCCTGGTGCGGACCGAGGCCTCCCATCGCAAGACCAAACCCTTGGGCGCCGCAAGCGTGCTGGAGCTATTCCAAGGCCTTGTGGACGGCCAGGCCCTGCAGCTTGGGGGTAAGGCCACGGTGGGCCGGGGGCTCTGCCGGGTCAGGGTGGGGAGGTAG
- the cmr1 gene encoding type III-B CRISPR module RAMP protein Cmr1, whose amino-acid sequence MRKFQEAFGPRKREAGGSLVRRDGVRILTWERSYLLLTPLFGGGVEPKRADPVSVVRATEVRGQLRFWWRAVRGWQAEGDLGRLWRLEASLFGHAGEGGASPLAVELEVVEEGKEEAAFQDLPGKNFPRGRSDIAHPYLAFPLQRTRQDPVNHPVRVGVRFRLRLACPERIEGLDPKEELEAALWAWETFGGIGGRTRRGFGALALEGSSPPTEEGIRAQLRRYSRERGWPPGVPHLTPKSLVRVMGLSWREVAEAYRAFRQRRAKDDPRNPGRSRWPEPDQVRRLTGRNHPRHPPRHPVGKFPRARFGLPIIFHFKDEGDPPDTTLKPPLEGTDRLASPLILRPLGKGITLVAILEGSGVPGDRAVLETHDKKRSWEVQVGLTPEEAQRIEPLGGEVDPLRAFLRYLENRAGGGR is encoded by the coding sequence ATGAGGAAGTTCCAGGAAGCCTTCGGGCCCAGGAAGCGGGAGGCGGGGGGAAGCTTGGTGCGGCGCGACGGGGTGAGAATCCTCACCTGGGAGCGCAGCTACCTCTTGCTCACCCCCCTGTTTGGCGGGGGAGTGGAGCCCAAGAGGGCCGACCCCGTGAGCGTGGTGCGGGCCACGGAGGTGCGGGGGCAGCTGCGCTTCTGGTGGCGGGCGGTGCGGGGGTGGCAGGCCGAGGGGGACCTGGGACGGCTTTGGCGGCTGGAGGCAAGCCTCTTTGGCCATGCGGGGGAGGGCGGGGCCTCCCCGCTGGCGGTGGAGCTGGAGGTGGTGGAGGAGGGCAAGGAGGAAGCGGCCTTCCAGGACCTCCCCGGCAAAAATTTCCCCCGAGGCCGGTCTGATATAGCCCACCCCTACCTGGCCTTCCCCTTGCAGCGCACCCGCCAGGACCCCGTCAACCACCCGGTGCGGGTAGGGGTGCGCTTCCGCCTCCGCCTGGCTTGCCCCGAGCGCATAGAAGGCCTGGACCCCAAGGAGGAGCTGGAAGCCGCCCTTTGGGCCTGGGAAACCTTTGGCGGGATAGGGGGCCGCACCCGCCGGGGGTTTGGGGCCCTGGCCCTGGAGGGGTCCTCCCCCCCTACGGAGGAGGGGATCCGGGCCCAGCTCCGGCGTTACAGCCGGGAAAGGGGCTGGCCCCCAGGGGTGCCCCACCTGACCCCTAAGAGCCTGGTGCGGGTCATGGGCCTTTCGTGGCGGGAGGTGGCCGAAGCCTACCGAGCCTTCCGGCAAAGGCGGGCCAAGGACGACCCCAGGAATCCTGGCCGCTCCCGCTGGCCCGAGCCCGACCAGGTGCGCCGCCTCACGGGCAGGAACCATCCCCGCCACCCACCCCGCCATCCCGTGGGCAAGTTTCCCCGGGCTCGGTTTGGCCTGCCCATCATCTTCCACTTCAAGGACGAAGGAGACCCCCCCGACACCACTCTGAAGCCCCCCCTCGAGGGCACCGACCGCCTGGCAAGCCCCCTCATCCTTCGCCCCCTGGGGAAGGGGATAACCCTGGTGGCCATCCTGGAGGGAAGCGGGGTGCCAGGGGACAGGGCGGTTCTGGAAACCCATGACAAAAAGCGGTCCTGGGAAGTGCAGGTCGGCCTGACCCCAGAGGAGGCCCAGAGGATAGAGCCCTTGGGAGGGGAGGTGGACCCCCTCAGGGCTTTCTTGAGGTACCTGGAGAACAGGGCTGGAGGTGGACGATGA
- a CDS encoding type III-B CRISPR module-associated protein Cmr3: MLIEPRDPLIVRDGRPFTNSPGARAHSLAFPLPQTLAGAYRARRGMEEGLSFPQDADRVREWGLKGPLLAEEAETGWRLLAPRPLDALKLGERVYALRPLEVPEGAGTNLPQGLFPVGLPKTGLKGKPSPLPAFWYWEDWQRWLLEEAPEGFQPKGHGGPTIEVRTHVSLRPEAGTAREGALFQTSGLEFAYRRGEGDGRPHRLALALWPEDGVEVEGIHPLGGERRLAYWRRGGPPLPPMPSGLLEALWEHRAARIVLLTPAFFRKGYLPEKDAFLGAQVVGAAVGRPVVVSGWDLKKGRPKPTRRAVPPGSVYFVRLPGEWSREEVRAFAEKVWLQNLSEEETDRKDGFGLAALGVWSGKPWRWEEV, translated from the coding sequence ATGCTCATTGAGCCCCGCGACCCCCTGATCGTCCGGGATGGCAGGCCTTTCACCAACAGCCCGGGGGCCAGGGCCCATAGCCTCGCCTTCCCCCTGCCCCAGACCCTGGCCGGGGCCTACCGGGCGCGTCGGGGGATGGAGGAGGGCCTCTCCTTCCCCCAGGACGCGGACCGGGTACGGGAGTGGGGCCTCAAAGGGCCCCTCCTGGCCGAAGAGGCAGAAACGGGGTGGCGGCTCCTGGCACCCCGACCCCTGGATGCCTTGAAGCTGGGGGAAAGGGTCTACGCCCTAAGGCCCCTAGAGGTACCCGAAGGGGCTGGCACCAACCTGCCCCAGGGCCTGTTCCCCGTGGGGTTACCCAAGACGGGCCTGAAGGGGAAGCCCTCCCCCCTGCCCGCCTTTTGGTACTGGGAGGACTGGCAACGCTGGCTCTTGGAGGAAGCCCCAGAGGGCTTCCAACCCAAGGGGCACGGGGGCCCCACCATCGAGGTGCGCACCCACGTGAGCCTTAGGCCCGAAGCGGGGACCGCCCGGGAAGGGGCCCTGTTCCAGACCTCTGGACTGGAGTTTGCCTACAGGAGGGGCGAAGGGGATGGCCGCCCACACCGCCTTGCCCTGGCCCTCTGGCCCGAGGACGGGGTGGAGGTGGAGGGGATCCATCCCTTGGGGGGGGAACGCCGCTTGGCCTACTGGCGCCGGGGCGGCCCCCCCTTGCCCCCCATGCCCTCAGGGCTCCTGGAAGCCCTTTGGGAGCATAGGGCCGCCCGCATCGTCCTCCTCACCCCTGCTTTCTTCCGCAAGGGCTACCTGCCTGAAAAAGACGCCTTCTTGGGGGCCCAAGTGGTGGGGGCCGCGGTGGGCCGGCCCGTGGTGGTCTCGGGGTGGGACCTAAAGAAGGGCAGGCCCAAGCCCACCCGCAGGGCCGTGCCCCCGGGAAGCGTGTATTTCGTGAGGTTGCCGGGGGAGTGGAGCCGGGAAGAAGTCCGTGCCTTTGCGGAAAAGGTCTGGCTGCAAAACCTCTCCGAGGAGGAGACGGACCGCAAGGATGGGTTTGGGCTCGCCGCCTTGGGGGTATGGTCGGGGAAGCCCTGGCGCTGGGAGGAGGTATGA
- the cas10 gene encoding type III-B CRISPR-associated protein Cas10/Cmr2, with protein sequence MESLLAISLGPVQDFIATARRTRDLYAGSRLLSEAAGKAAEVLAERLGPERLIFPAPKTKEELAKLGQAGIPNVLLARVSEGLDPGALAEVALGAAREYLREKAKELFTREGRRAYVSLEAALDQVGDLLEGYYAHLPLQGDYPQARERVMALLGARKNTRDFRPVSWGSPAYKSSLDGARESVLLLPESRAEALRVRLRLGLREGEYLSGPDLLKRWWEAEGGFVSTIHMAALPFWEGVRKAGKEGLFRKGLEDLAQLAGEEAKGNTRHPALRDTPFWEWDVRLLYESRLEEFPALGEDPRRLEEARGRLRRLLGELGLGSPGSYYALLHADGDRMGEAIDRQKTPEAHRELSRALALDFAAQVRELVQGRGGGLVYSGGDDVLALLPLHRALETAWALARRFQEVMARFGGGEGKPSLSVGLAVVHHLEPLQDALELARKAERLAKEGPEGTPEDEKRNALGVAYSPRSGSELLVRGRWDETPRLTQRLLRYADLLRAGEVPSRAAHELRELLAWRKGLSEEALVAEALRILGRKAMEKKYRQELSDWIQNARDVERLAQELILARPLAEALDQAGIPVESREVWDAH encoded by the coding sequence ATGGAAAGCTTGCTGGCCATCAGCCTAGGGCCGGTGCAGGACTTCATCGCCACCGCCCGCCGCACCCGTGACCTCTACGCGGGGAGCCGCCTCCTCTCCGAGGCCGCGGGCAAGGCAGCGGAGGTTCTGGCCGAGCGCCTTGGCCCCGAGAGGCTCATCTTCCCCGCCCCCAAGACAAAGGAAGAGCTAGCTAAGCTGGGCCAAGCGGGCATCCCCAACGTCCTGCTAGCCAGGGTATCCGAGGGGCTGGACCCAGGCGCCCTGGCCGAGGTAGCCCTTGGGGCAGCCCGGGAGTACCTAAGGGAAAAGGCCAAGGAGCTCTTCACCCGGGAAGGGCGGCGTGCTTACGTGAGCTTGGAGGCGGCCCTAGACCAGGTGGGGGACCTGCTGGAGGGCTACTACGCCCATCTGCCCCTGCAAGGGGACTACCCCCAGGCGCGGGAGCGGGTCATGGCCCTCCTGGGAGCCCGGAAGAACACCCGGGACTTCAGACCGGTGTCCTGGGGAAGCCCTGCCTACAAAAGCTCCTTGGACGGGGCGCGGGAAAGCGTTCTGCTCCTGCCCGAGTCCAGGGCAGAGGCCCTCCGGGTCCGCCTCCGCCTGGGCCTGCGGGAAGGGGAGTACCTTTCGGGGCCGGACCTCCTGAAGCGTTGGTGGGAGGCGGAAGGAGGGTTTGTGAGCACCATCCACATGGCAGCCCTGCCCTTTTGGGAAGGGGTGCGCAAGGCAGGCAAAGAGGGGCTTTTCCGCAAGGGCCTCGAGGACCTGGCCCAGCTGGCCGGGGAGGAGGCCAAGGGGAACACCCGCCACCCCGCCCTGAGGGACACCCCCTTCTGGGAGTGGGACGTGCGCCTTCTTTACGAAAGCCGCCTGGAGGAGTTCCCCGCCTTGGGGGAGGATCCGAGGCGCCTGGAGGAGGCACGGGGGCGCCTGAGGCGCCTCCTTGGGGAACTGGGACTGGGCAGCCCCGGGAGCTACTACGCCCTCCTCCACGCCGATGGGGACCGGATGGGAGAGGCGATTGACCGGCAGAAGACCCCTGAGGCCCACCGCGAGCTTTCCCGGGCCCTGGCCCTGGACTTCGCCGCCCAGGTCCGGGAGCTGGTGCAAGGCCGCGGGGGTGGGCTGGTCTACTCTGGGGGGGACGATGTCCTGGCCCTCCTCCCCCTGCACCGGGCCCTGGAGACGGCCTGGGCCCTGGCCAGGCGCTTCCAGGAGGTCATGGCCCGGTTTGGCGGGGGCGAGGGCAAGCCAAGCCTCTCCGTGGGCCTCGCCGTGGTGCACCACCTCGAGCCCCTGCAGGACGCCCTGGAGCTGGCCCGCAAGGCGGAGAGGCTGGCCAAGGAGGGCCCGGAGGGCACCCCCGAGGACGAAAAGAGGAACGCCCTGGGCGTGGCCTACAGCCCCCGCTCGGGCTCGGAGCTCCTGGTCCGGGGGCGGTGGGACGAAACCCCCCGGCTGACCCAGCGGCTCCTCCGCTACGCCGACCTCCTGCGGGCAGGGGAGGTGCCCTCGAGGGCCGCCCACGAGCTTAGGGAACTCCTGGCTTGGCGGAAAGGGCTTTCCGAAGAGGCCCTGGTGGCCGAGGCCCTGCGCATCCTGGGAAGGAAAGCCATGGAAAAAAAATACCGCCAGGAGCTTTCGGACTGGATCCAGAACGCACGGGATGTGGAGCGCTTGGCCCAGGAGCTGATCCTGGCCCGGCCCTTGGCCGAGGCCCTGGACCAGGCCGGCATCCCCGTGGAAAGCCGGGAGGTGTGGGATGCTCATTGA